A window of the Fulvia fulva chromosome 3, complete sequence genome harbors these coding sequences:
- a CDS encoding putative ribonuclease P protein subunit 3 has protein sequence MSSFHDLNIPYTPSDQNLSRTLAFAHELGYNVVALNHTITGRLPTDTKCAIPDPLPQKDVPAKLTVLRRLTLTLTESGYQNARLTALSAPYDVLALRPTDERTLQLACSSLDCDIISLDLTHRMNFFFKFKMLSEGIKAGKTIEICYTQGLLGDAQARRNLISNATQLIRATRGRGMILSSETKVGAVGLRGPWDVINLAAVWGLGQERGFEGLSKECRSVVVTAKLKRTGYRGVVDVVYGGEKPVRVEKEVVIGSGKGKQKQEKAQKQAQAQSQQQGQKRKAEEEAGKDDEAAVNEDGVEKPISKREAKRRATKARSEALATSGASSAAENK, from the exons ATGTCCTCTTTCCATGACCTCAACATCCCATACACACCAAGCGATCAGAACCTTTCACGAACACTAGCTTTCGCGCATGAGCTGGGCTACAATGTCGTTGCATTGAACCACACCATCACAGGCAGACTGCCCACAGACACA AAATGCGCCATTCCAGATCCTCTCCCACAAAAGGATGTCCCCGCGAAGCTTACAGTCCTGCGGAGACTCACCTTGACTCTCACCGAATCTGGCTACCAAAATGCCCGCCTCACAGCCCTCTCCGCGCCCTACGACGTCCTCGCTCTCCGTCCCACCGACGAACGAACCCTCCAACTCGCATGCAGCAGTCTTGATTGCGACATCATCTCCCTCGACCTCACCCATCGCATGAACTTCTTCTTCAAGTTCAAGATGCTCTCAGAAGGGATCAAAGCTGGGAAGACGATCGAGATCTGCTATACTCAAGGTCTGCTAGGAGATGCGCAGGCACGAAGGAATTTGATCAGTAACGCAACGCAACTGATCAGGGCAACGAGGGGACGAGGCATGATTTTGAGCTCGGAGACGAAGGTGGGAGCTGTGGGGTTGAGGGGACCGTGGGATGTGATCAATCTTGCTGCAGTATGGGGACTGGGGCAAGAGAGAGGGTTTGAGGGTTTGAGCAAGGAGTGTAGGAGTGTGGTTGTTACTGCGAAGTTGAAGCGGACGGGATATCGGGGCGTCGTGGATGTAGTATATGGTGGGGAGAAACCGGTTCGGGTGGAGAAGGAGGTGGTCATTGGGAGCGGGAAGGGAAAGCAAAAGCAGGAGAAGGCCCAAAAGCAGGCACAGGCTCAAAGTCAGCAGCAGGGTCAGAAGAGAAAGGCAGAAGAGGAAGCTGGCAAGGATGACGAGGCTGCTGTAAATGAAGACGGAGTAGAGAAGCCTATCAGCAAGCGGGAAGCGAAGAGGAGAGCGACCAAGGCTCGATCGGAAGCTCTTGCTACTAGCGGAGCCTCGAGCGCGGCAGAGAACAAGTGA
- a CDS encoding Ankyrin repeat domain-containing protein 50: MANNLRATLGFTSAEDCEDEEEAWTPLQLACSRGDLAKVSNFLTQGHDPNEAPSGFYGRTALQAAAVEGRLQIVQFLLKSGANVDDPGGNNGGRAALALAAGAGYEDVVDCLLQAGADVNLSAHRYMGRTPLQAAAEGGNLAIVQKMLDRGADVNAAIAQSYGRTPLQGAAECGHEEAVGLLVERGAEVNTPACRNRGLTAMQAAASSGCIETVRRLLAASADVNAPSGRYLGSTALDAAARAGHEDVVALLLDAGADGRGLGHMRDMM; the protein is encoded by the coding sequence ATGGCCAACAACCTCCGAGCAACCCTCGGCTTCACCAGCGCAGAAGACTGCGAAGACGAAGAAGAAGCCTGGACACCACTACAGCTCGCTTGCTCTCGAGGTGACCTTGCCAAAGTGTCCAATTTTCTAACACAAGGTCACGATCCAAATGAAGCCCCCAGTGGCTTCTACGGCAGGACCGCTCTCCAAGCAGCAGCGGTAGAAGGGCGTCTTCAGATCGTTCAGTTCCTCCTCAAATCCGGTGCCAACGTCGATGACCCAGGCGGCAACAACGGCGGAAGAGCCGCCCTCGCTCTCGCGGCTGGAGCAGGATATGAAGACGTTGTCGACTGTCTTCTTCAAGCCGGCGCAGATGTCAATCTCTCAGCTCATCGTTACATGGGTCGGACGCCATTACAAGCCGCCGCCGAAGGTGGCAATCTTGCTATTGTGCAAAAGATGCTAGATCGTGGTGCGGACGTGAATGCTGCTATTGCGCAAAGTTATGGTCGTACGCCGCTGCAAGGTGCTGCGGAGTGCGGACATGAGGAAGCGGTGGGGTTGCTCGTGGAGAGAGGAGCGGAGGTCAACACGCCTGCATGCAGGAATAGGGGATTGACGGCGATGCAGGCAGCGGCTTCGAGCGGCTGTATTGAAACCGTGCGTAGACTGCTGGCTGCCAGCGCTGATGTAAATGCTCCGAGTGGGCGTTATCTTGGATCGACTGCGTTGGATGCGGCTGCTAGAGCTGGACATGAAGATGTCGTGGCCTTGTTGCTGGATGCCGGTGCAGATGGGCGCGGACTGGGGCACATGAGAGACATGATGTAA
- a CDS encoding Proline-specific permease encodes MIALAAGEIKDPRRNIPRVARMVFYRIVGFYGFGVLGVGIICSSKDSRLLGAIDNGSSGFAASPWVIGITNLGISGLAGLVNVLILISGWSCGNAYLYSASRTLYSLALDGQAPRFFLKCTKAGTPIYAVLTVALIGCITFLTSSNSAATVFGWFVDLATCGFVLSYTAFQVTWIGWDRALKAQGVSRDRLHWNGPLMPHAAYVGVVTGLVVLFFIGFDVFVPFNIQGFITSYFGIAFAGAVFLLWKILKRSKFVKPSEADLWSGKAEVDAECSIWKVEGEERAATALGRFWDKIW; translated from the coding sequence ATGATCGCTTTAGCTGCCGGCGAGATCAAAGATCCTCGTCGGAACATCCCTCGAGTGGCGCGAATGGTGTTCTACCGTATTGTGGGCTTCTATGGCTTTGGCGTTCTTGGTGTCGGGATCATTTGTTCCAGCAAAGACTCGCGTCTTCTCGGTGCCATCGACAATGGCTCAAGTGGCTTTGCTGCATCGCCTTGGGTCATCGGTATCACAAATCTGGGCATCAGTGGTCTGGCTGGCTTGGTCAACGTTCTGATCCTGATTAGTGGCTGGTCCTGCGGCAATGCATACCTATACAGCGCATCGCGAACGCTATACTCTCTGGCACTAGACGGACAAGCGCCTCGATTCTTCTTGAAGTGCACCAAGGCTGGAACGCCAATATATGCCGTGCTTACCGTGGCATTGATTGGATGCATCACATTCCTGACCTCGTCCAATTCTGCTGCCACAGTCTTCGGCTGGTTCGTGGACCTCGCTACCTGCGGCTTCGTTCTCTCATACACGGCTTTCCAGGTGACATGGATTGGCTGGGATAGGGCCTTGAAGGCACAGGGAGTCTCTCGAGATCGACTGCACTGGAACGGCCCGTTGATGCCCCATGCTGCATATGTCGGTGTTGTTACTGGCCTGGTGGTGCTCTTCTTCATCGGCTTCGACGTTTTCGTACCATTCAATATTCAAGGCTTCATCACATCGTACTTCGGAATTGCATTCGCAGGAGCTGTCTTCCTGCTGTGGAAGATTCTGAAGCGATCGAAGTTCGTGAAGCCGTCAGAAGCAGACCTCTGGAGTGGGAAGGCCGAGGTTGACGCAGAATGCTCCATCTGGAAAGTCGAAGGCGAAGAGAGGGCTGCCACAGCTTTGGGTCGGTTCTGGGATAAGATATGGTAG
- a CDS encoding putative proline-specific permease put4 produces MDVPDIDTEIAKVPITSIHPDSPSQLDRTTRLSSPDDLTAKYGRTHRGLANRHVQLMAIAGSIGTGLFVGIGASLSTAGSLSCLLAYIIYPTLFMWPCNMRVAEMATHLPIRGSIYEFASRFVDPAFGFALGWTYFYASSMLWCAEICAVATVMEYWDLGVNSAVWVAVVIVVCLGLNVFAVKWYGESEFIFGCTKLLLIIGLCLLTFVTMVGGNPKHDAYGFRNWTDGNAMHGYYTDGVTGRFLGF; encoded by the exons ATGGACGTCCCAGACATCGACACAGAGATTGCCAAAGTGCCAATCACTTCCATACACCCAGACTCACCCTCCCAGCTCGACAGGACCACCAGGCTCTCTTCCCCCGATGACCTCACAGCCAAATATGGCCGTACCCATCGCGGCCTCGCAAACCGCCACGTCCAACTCATGGCCATCGCCGGCAGCATAGGAACCGGCCTCTTCGTCGGGATCGGCGCCTCTCTCTCCACCGCGGGTTCGCTCTCCTGCCTATTGGCTTACATCATCTACCCGACGCTCTTCATGTGGCCCTGCAACATGCGTGTAGCAGAGATGGCGACGCATCTACCAATACGGGGCAGTATCTATGAATTCGCGAGTAGGTTTGTTGATCCAGCTTTCGGGTTTGCGTTGGGGTGGACGTATTTCTATGCTAGTAGTATGCTTTGGTGTGCGGAGATTTGTGCGGTGGCGACGGTCATGGAGTATTGGGATTTGGGGGTGAATAGTGCCGTGTGGGTGGCGGTTGTGATTGTGGTGTGTTTGGGGCTGAATGTGTTTGCGGTCAAG TGGTATGGCGAGAGCGAGTTCATCTTTGGGTGTACCAAACTCCTGCTCATCATTGGGCTTTGTCTCCTCACCTTCGTCACGATGGTCGGTGGTAATCCGAAGCACGATGCGTATGGCTTTCGAAATTGGACGGATGGTAATGCTATGCATGGATACTACACCGATGGAGTGACTGGCAGGTTCCTGGGCTTCTGA
- a CDS encoding 4-hydroxy-4-methyl-2-oxoglutarate aldolase: MATKSIVKALESFTSCDVADALTKLKVPHGGFLPGLTMWSPKRQEGATKIIGPAYTVKYVKKNYENEPKPQGHYIDSVPQGAVVFISAPPRMINACYGGLMSTRAKHLGAVGTIIDGRLRDLQEHRDLDYPVFAKDVGTTAPQEVARVSEINAPVRFNSEDQDSIINPGDILIADLNGVVCLPQALAEQAIDLIASQVEADENVAADIRNGITVAESMKKHRANVKQPKLA; the protein is encoded by the exons ATGGCCACAAAGAGCATAGTCAAAGCATTGGAGAGCTTCACAAG CTGTGATGTGGCCGATGCCTTGACGAAGCTCAAAGTGCCTCATGGCGGTTTCCTCCCAGGCCTCACAATGTGGTCGCCCAAACGGCAAGAAGGTGCTACGAAAATCATAGGTCCAGCATATACCGTCAAATACGTGAAGAAGAACTACGAGAATGAGCCGAAGCCGCAAGGGCATTAT ATAGACTCTGTTCCGCAGGGAGCAGTAGTCTTCATCTCAGCTCCTCCTCGAATGATCAATGCCTGCTACGGTGGTCTTATGAGTACAAGAGCCAAGCATTTAGGAGCCGTTGGAACTATTATCGATGGACGACTACGAGACTTGCAAGAACATCGTGACCTTGATTACCCGGTCTTCGCAAAAGACGTAGGCACGACAGCGCCGCAGGAAGTCGCTCGCGTTAGTGAG ATCAACGCACCCGTGAGATTCAACAGCGAGGATCAAGACTCTATCATAAACCCCGGCGACATCTTAATCGCAGACCTCAACGGCGTCGTATGCCTACCACAAGCACTCGCGGAACAAGCCATCGATCTGATAGCGTCGCAAGTCGAGGCCGATGAGAATGTGGCTGCTGATATCCGAAATGGCATTACTGTTGCCGAGTCGATGAAGAAGCACAGAGCCAATGTCAAGCAGCCGAAGCTTGCGTGA
- a CDS encoding Alanine--tRNA ligase produces MRRSCFLHLGPRWNSRSPLKGLQHRFPLSRNYIRTMASTAGQQPEWTAQKVRSTFIDYFKQNGHTFVPSGSVVPLSDPTLLFTNAGMNQYKSIFLGTVDPNSDFAKLKRATNTQKCIRAGGKHNDLDDVGKDSYHHTFFEMMGNWSFGDYFKKEAIGFSWELLTKVYGLDPDRLYVTYFEGKADVGLEPDNEARDFWKSVGVADDHILTGDMKDNFWEMGDQGPCGPCSEIHYDRIGGRNAAHLVNQDDPNVLEIWNNVFIQYNREPDRSLKSLPAKHVDTGMGYERLVSVLQNKMSNYDTDVFTPLFARIQEVTGAREYQGKFGEEDADGVDTAYRVVADHVRLLTFAISDGAPPSNVGRGYVVRRVLRRGARYARKYFNVEIGSFFSKIVPTLVEQVGDMFPEINKKQAEVQETLDEEEVSFAKTLDRGEAMFEKYAQASKTKGAKDIAGADVFRLYDTYGFPVDLTKLMAEERGLDIDEDAVAEAEKKHQEASKGAKKAGADYPKLTVHDINTLEKMPDVPKTNDDAKFEKGNIKATIKAIYHKGNFLQSTKEVPEGEQFGVVLDKTNFYAEQGGQENDTGSLLIDGEAEIDVQNVQSYAGFILHTGYMKEGVLNVGSEILCQYSEERRQPIRNNHTGTHILNFALREVLGEDINQKGSLVAPEKLRFDFSHKSGCSDAEISQIEEKSTSYIRQNSEVYSKEVSLATARQIEGVRAVFGETYPDPVRVVSIGVPVEDLLEDPPRQDWRHVSVEFCGGTHVKNTSEIKDLIVVEESGIAKGIRRIIAVTGRTAHKLQRDTEEWEKSISELEKMTFGPEKEQQTKVDQQRLNADELPAVAKNQFRERLSKVVKDNLDHQKTAQKAENKRVLDAVNEHFEKNKEDKTLVLSVPGLSSGTKAVQETIKVIGSKQKDKTVYILGAVDADGKVVHGCHVSSEAQGKGADAAKWCGEVATVVGGKAGGKGATSLGQGMNLDKVDDAVEAARKYLEGLSL; encoded by the exons ATGCGACGCAGCTGCTTCCTCCACCTTGGCCCTCGCTGGAATTCTAGAAGCCCACTGAAAGGTCTGCAACACCGCTTCCCATTGTCACGCAACTACATCCGCACCATGGCCTCCACAGCAGGCCAGCAGCCTGAGTGGACGGCGCAGAAGGTCCGGTCGACGTTCATCGA CTACTTCAAGCAAAATGGCCACACTTTCGTCCCTAGTGGCAGTGTTGTCCCATTGTCGGATCCCACGCTACTCTTCACAAACGCTGGCATGAACCAGTACAAGTCCATCTTCCTCGGAACAGTGGATCCCAACTCGGACTTCGCAAAGCTCAAGCGTGCTACGAACACACAGAAATGTATTCGTGCAGGTGGCAAGCACAACGATTTGGACGATGTCGGCAAGGACTCTTACCACCACACATTCTTCGAGATGATGGGCAACTGGTCCTTCGGAGACTACTTCAAGAAGGAGGCCATCGGCTTTTCGTGGGAACTACTAACCAAAGTCTATGGCCTCGACCCGGACCGTCTGTATGTCACCTACTTCGAAGGCAAGGCGGATGTCGGACTCGAGCCTGACAACGAGGCCCGAGACTTCTGGAAGTCGGTCGGTGTTGCCGATGACCACATACTCACTGGCGACATGAAAGACAACTTCTGGGAGATGGGCGACCAGGGGCCATGTGGTCCGTGCTCCGAGATCCACTACGATCGCATTGGAGGTAGGAACGCTGCGCATCTGGTCAATCAGGACGATCCGAATGTACTCGAGATCTGGAACAACGTCTTCATTCAGTACAACCGCGAGCCAGATCGGTCACTCAAGTCACTGCCTGCCAAGCATGTTGACACCGGTATGGGATACGAGCGTCTGGTGTCTGTTCTGCAGAACAAGATGTCCAACTACGACACCGATGTCTTCACTCCGCTGTTTGCACGCATCCAGGAAGTTACCGGTGCGAGGGAGTACCAAGGAAAGTTCGGTGAAGAGGATGCAGATGGCGTTGACACCGCATATCGTGTTGTCGCAGACCATGTGCGATTGCTCACATTCGCCATTTCGGATGGCGCTCCTCCAAGCAATGTTGGCAGAGGATATGTCGTGCGTCGCGTTCTTCGCCGAGGTGCACGATATGCTCGAAAATACTTCAACGTCGAAATCGGCAGCTTCTTCTCAAAGATTGTGCCCACTCTTGTTGAACAGGTCGGCGACATGTTTCCAGAGATCAACAAGAAGCAGGCTGAAGTTCAGGAAACTCTGGATGAGGAAGAGGTCAGCTTTGCCAAGACGCTGGATCGTGGAGAGGCAATGTTCGAGAAGTATGCCCAGGCATCGAAGACCAAGGGCGCCAAGGATATTGCTGGAGCCGATGTATTCAGACTATATGACACTTATGGCTTCCCTGTCGATCTCACCAAGCTTATGGCAGAAGAGCGTGGTCTGGACATTGACGAGGATGCCGTTGCTGAAGCAGAGAAGAAACACCAAGAGGCATCGAAGGGTGCCAAGAAGGCAGGCGCTGACTATCCTAAGCTGACTGTACACGACATCAACACACTCGAGAAGATGCCAGATGTACCAAAGACCAATGACGATGCAAAGTTCGAGAAGGGCAACATCAAGGCCACCATCAAGGCCATTTATCACAAAGGCAACTTTCTCCAATCAACGAAAGAGGTTCCTGAGGGCGAGCAGTTCGGCGTGGTGCTCGACAAGACCAACTTTTATGCCGAGCAGGGTGGTCAAGAGAATGACACTGGTAGTCTCCTCATTGATGGCGAGGCAGAGATTGATGTCCAGAACGTGCAGTCCTATGCAGGCTTTATCCTGCATACCGGCTACATGAAGGAGGGTGTGCTCAACGTCGGCTCTGAGATCCTTTGCCAGTACAGTGAAGAGCGAAGGCAGCCGATACGCAACAATCACACCGGCACACATATTCTCAACTTCGCACTGCGAGAAGTGCTTGGCGAGGATATCAACCAGAAGGGTTCTCTGGTCGCGCCCGAGAAGCTGCGTTTCGACTTCAGCCACAAGTCTGGCTGCTCAGACGCCGAGATCTCGCAGATTGAGGAGAAGAGCACCAGCTACATCCGCCAGAACAGTGAAGTCTACAGCAAAGAAGTATCGTTGGCTACTGCTCGGCAGATCGAAGGTGTGCGTGCTGTGTTTGGTGAAACTTACCCAGATCCAGTGCGAGTCGTGTCGATTGGCGTGCCTGTGGAGGACTTGTTGGAAGACCCGCCCCGACAAGACTGGCGCCATGTCTCAGTTGAGTTCTGCGGCGGTACCCACGTCAAGAATACAAGTGAAATCAAGGACTTGATTGTCGTTGAGGAGAGTGGCATTGCAAAGGGCATTCGACGTATCATTGCCGTCACAGGAAGAACTGCGCACAAGCTCCAGCGAGACACAGAGGAGTGGGAAAAGAGTATCTCCGAGCTCGAGAAGATGACATTCGGACCAGAGAAGGAGCAACAAACCAAGGTCGACCAACAGCGACTGAACGCCGATGAGCTTCCAGCTGTCGCCAAGAACCAGTTCCGCGAGCGTTTGAGCAAGGTCGTGAAAGACAATCTTGATCACCAGAAGACTGCCCAAAAGGCGGAGAACAAGCGTGTTCTCGATGCTGTCAACGAGCACTTTGAGAAGAACAAGGAGGACAAGACGCTGGTGTTATCGGTGCCAGGTCTATCGTCAGGCACCAAGGCTGTCCAGGAGACTATCAAGGTTATTGGCTCGAAGCAGAAGGACAAGACCGTCTATATTTTGGGCGCAGTTGATGCTGATGGCAAGGTCGTTCATGGTTGCCACGTCTCGAGTGAGGCACAAGGCAAGGGCGCAGACGCTGCGAAGTGGTGTGGCGAAGTTGCTACCGTGGTTGGTGGCAAGGCTGGTGGCAAGGGCGCTACATCTCTTGGACAGGGAATGAATCTTGACAAGGTCGATGATGCTGTTGAGGCTGCTCGCAAGTACCTTGAGGGTCTGAGCTTGTAG